A stretch of Lathyrus oleraceus cultivar Zhongwan6 chromosome 6, CAAS_Psat_ZW6_1.0, whole genome shotgun sequence DNA encodes these proteins:
- the LOC127096263 gene encoding uncharacterized mitochondrial protein AtMg00810-like, which translates to MQGEFEMSMMGKLNYFLGLHIKQTKDGIFINQSKYCKELLKRFDMDACKDIATPMGLGTYLDQDESGTPIDITKYRGMIGSLLYLTASRPDIMFSVCLSAQFQASPKESHLSAVKRIMKYLKGTSNVGLWYPKGSICSVVGFSDADYAGCKTDRKSTSGTCHIFGNTLVSWSCKKQASVALSTTGSCCSQIL; encoded by the coding sequence ATGCAAGGAGAATTTGAAATGTCCATGATGGGTAAGTTGAACTACTTCCTTGGGTTGCACATCAAACAAACAAAGGATGGCATATTCATCAATCAATCTAAATACTGCAAAGAACTTCTCAAAAGATTTGACATGGATGCTTGCAAAGATATAGCCACTCCGATGGGATTAGGGACATATCTTGATCAGGATGAATCCGGAACACCAATTGACATAACtaaatatcgaggtatgattggttcgTTGTTATATCTAACGGCTAGTCGACCTGATATTATGTTTAGTGTTTGTTTAAGTGCTCAATTTCAAGCATCTCCAAAGGAATCTCATCTCTCCGCTGTAAAGAGAATaatgaagtatctcaaaggaacatCCAATGTCGGTTTATGGTACCCCAAAGGTAGTATATGTAGTGTTGTTGGTTTTTctgatgcagattatgcaggatGCAAAACAGACAGAAAAAGCACGAGTGGAACTTGTCACATTTTTGGAAATACACTAGTCTCATGGTCGTGTAAAAAGCAAGCGAGTGTGGCTCTCAGCACCACTGGTAgttgttgttctcaaattctttgA